From the Chloroflexus aurantiacus J-10-fl genome, one window contains:
- a CDS encoding cryptochrome/photolyase family protein → MYIHWFRRDLRLRDNTALMAAATAAGGAVVPVFIFDDAILRGRFASPARTQFLLDCLAALDAELRTFGLHLVVRRGDPLRTLFDVLRESGASGVTWNRDYTPYAVRRDTAIKQALREAGYEAHSFKDTVIFEMKEVATADGRPYTVYTPYAKRWRSRLAAEPVTVQDMPRLATIPLPVSEPLPHLTDLLPDAPATLPRFPAGEAVALEALERFVRGPLASYAQGRDLMAVAGTSRLSPYLRLGVLSPRQCVAAALAAPPGPGPESWIGELIWRDFYVQVLYHFPHALRGSFKPAYNRIDWPNDPVLFAAWQQGLTGYPIVDAAMRQLQREGWMHNRARMIVASFLTKDLLIDWRWGERHFMHLLIDGDPAANNGGWQWAAGTGTDAQPFFRIFNPVSQGQKFDPEGAYVRRYVPELVNVPTRYIHEPHKMSLAEQRKAGVLIGRDYPAPIVDHATQRTKALELYRAATRHNDSSAEQYA, encoded by the coding sequence ATGTACATTCACTGGTTTCGCCGTGATTTGCGTTTGCGCGATAACACGGCACTGATGGCAGCGGCAACTGCTGCTGGTGGAGCGGTGGTGCCGGTCTTTATTTTCGATGACGCTATTCTGCGTGGGCGCTTTGCCAGCCCGGCACGCACGCAGTTCTTGCTCGATTGTCTGGCGGCGCTCGACGCAGAACTGCGCACGTTTGGGTTGCATCTGGTGGTGCGCCGGGGTGACCCACTGCGAACGCTGTTTGATGTGCTGCGCGAGAGTGGTGCGAGCGGGGTGACCTGGAATCGTGACTATACGCCATACGCGGTTCGCCGTGACACCGCGATCAAGCAGGCGCTGCGTGAGGCCGGTTATGAAGCGCATAGTTTCAAGGATACGGTCATTTTTGAGATGAAGGAAGTGGCGACTGCCGATGGCCGTCCGTATACGGTCTACACCCCGTATGCGAAACGCTGGCGATCACGCCTGGCCGCCGAACCGGTTACAGTGCAGGATATGCCACGGCTAGCGACGATTCCGTTGCCGGTCAGTGAGCCGCTGCCTCATCTGACCGACCTGCTGCCGGATGCGCCGGCGACACTCCCCCGCTTTCCCGCCGGTGAAGCCGTTGCGCTGGAAGCGCTCGAACGATTCGTGCGTGGCCCACTGGCCAGTTATGCGCAGGGGCGTGATCTGATGGCCGTTGCCGGGACTTCGCGGCTCTCGCCGTACCTGCGTCTGGGTGTGTTGTCACCGCGTCAGTGTGTCGCCGCAGCCCTCGCAGCGCCACCAGGGCCGGGGCCGGAGAGCTGGATCGGTGAATTGATCTGGCGTGATTTCTACGTGCAGGTGCTCTACCATTTTCCGCACGCCCTGCGCGGCAGCTTCAAACCGGCGTATAACCGGATTGACTGGCCGAACGATCCGGTGCTGTTCGCCGCCTGGCAACAGGGGCTGACCGGCTACCCAATCGTTGATGCGGCGATGCGTCAGTTGCAGCGCGAAGGCTGGATGCACAACCGGGCCAGAATGATTGTGGCCTCGTTTCTCACCAAAGATTTGCTGATTGACTGGCGCTGGGGTGAACGCCATTTTATGCATCTGCTGATTGATGGCGATCCGGCGGCCAACAACGGCGGCTGGCAGTGGGCAGCCGGTACCGGCACTGATGCTCAACCCTTCTTTCGCATCTTCAATCCGGTCAGTCAGGGGCAGAAGTTCGATCCCGAAGGTGCGTATGTGCGGCGTTACGTGCCCGAACTGGTCAACGTGCCGACCCGTTACATCCACGAACCGCATAAGATGTCGCTCGCCGAACAGCGCAAAGCCGGGGTGTTAATCGGGCGGGACTATCCGGCGCCGATTGTCGATCACGCCACGCAGCGCACCAAAGCGCTCGAACTCTATCGGGCGGCAACGCGCCATAACGACTCATCAGCAGAACAGTATGCTTGA
- a CDS encoding retropepsin-like aspartic protease — translation MLDDHTQLEFPASGMTELPLIWQPQVIRCKAAGPGGRPLLVLLDTGTDPSAIDLTLARRLDLRLGDFALGSDATCDTVPFTETVLPWLRLGEVMLRNLYLMAVDLRQMPFPVDLVLGYNVLHRLNLTIDYAGQTVRLCHPDLAPPPPGAEGASVPLRFFEHFPALPAQIIAPSGATHDVILTIDTGSNGALTVSRDLAASLHLDLHTVQAATGHGFAAATPVSRGFTVDLQLGPFRLPAVEVDVPATSHGDLGRQGRANVGNRLLSRFRRLTLDYRREVCILDR, via the coding sequence ATGCTTGACGATCACACCCAATTGGAATTTCCGGCCAGTGGCATGACGGAACTGCCGCTCATCTGGCAACCGCAGGTGATCCGCTGCAAGGCTGCCGGCCCTGGTGGTCGCCCGCTGCTCGTCTTACTTGACACCGGTACCGACCCCTCGGCGATTGATCTGACGCTGGCGCGGCGGCTCGATCTGCGCCTCGGCGACTTTGCGCTCGGTTCTGATGCAACCTGCGACACTGTGCCGTTCACCGAAACCGTGCTGCCCTGGTTGCGCCTCGGTGAGGTGATGCTGCGCAATCTCTATCTGATGGCCGTTGATTTGCGGCAGATGCCGTTTCCGGTTGATCTGGTGCTGGGATACAACGTTTTGCACCGTCTCAATCTAACGATTGATTATGCTGGTCAAACGGTACGATTGTGCCACCCCGACCTGGCCCCGCCGCCGCCGGGCGCGGAGGGCGCAAGCGTGCCACTCCGCTTCTTTGAGCACTTTCCCGCGTTACCAGCCCAGATCATCGCGCCGAGCGGAGCCACGCACGACGTCATCCTGACAATTGACACCGGTTCCAACGGTGCGCTGACCGTGAGCCGTGATCTTGCCGCCAGTCTGCATCTCGATCTGCACACCGTCCAGGCGGCAACCGGCCACGGGTTCGCTGCTGCAACACCGGTGAGCCGTGGATTCACCGTCGATCTCCAGCTTGGGCCATTCCGCCTGCCGGCAGTCGAAGTTGATGTGCCGGCGACCAGCCACGGCGATCTGGGGCGACAGGGACGGGCCAATGTCGGCAACCGGCTCCTCTCCCGCTTCCGACGGCTTACGCTCGACTACCGGCGGGAAGTGTGTATCCTGGATCGTTGA
- a CDS encoding collagenase → MRLWIAIVLTSLLLLTLTGSRLELAVNPAQPPPIRTPDCPQPTYPDADALLSILPQAGYDCTEQIAVALRPRVELSHIDHLLTIAADTGFDARTRRNALRILGRLAESGRATRAGELMQQKQAVATRTLAINLLERETDNFLLQDAVWLLDSLYYPSWDAAPALAHIALSDSYAPALRYRAARARTRLIAAEPGYLRADSRQFLIDALHSTDPGARTAAAEALSFLRDEQLGALALWQQMVEDAIAAAPPLTVAADDGDPRGARLFTFVESSPTALTARAALARAADRLAGEWAAAPRFQALQTAYEELALPVEITTTTITLRTGPANVTDGQELLAIVASAYRQARQFLGASGETAIPGEEPATLRVLIFPSQAAYRDYMRAFTPFTVDVDGIYDAQTGTLYSFRRGIGQTANTLAETLRHETSHAVTAAYVFPGHWLSPGYHNEPKGWFDEGLAEVVTAQSNPNGPLQLHERHLATLCAAPYKPVLADLLARREGYDHYGTFDYPAAWALLHFLLSERPQAVAALADAWRNQTYRLSDWPRLAGWPDLATAEADWHAAMARWCR, encoded by the coding sequence ATGCGGTTGTGGATCGCCATTGTGCTTACCAGCCTGCTTCTCCTCACGCTGACCGGCTCACGGTTAGAGCTGGCCGTCAACCCGGCGCAGCCTCCGCCGATCCGCACTCCGGACTGTCCTCAGCCGACATACCCCGATGCCGATGCGCTGCTGAGCATCTTACCCCAGGCCGGCTACGACTGCACGGAACAGATCGCGGTCGCCCTCAGACCACGGGTCGAGCTATCGCATATCGATCACCTGCTGACGATTGCTGCCGACACCGGCTTCGATGCCCGCACCCGGCGCAATGCGCTGCGCATCCTGGGTCGGCTGGCCGAGAGTGGCCGGGCCACGCGCGCCGGCGAGCTGATGCAGCAGAAACAGGCAGTCGCCACCAGGACGCTGGCCATCAACCTGCTCGAACGCGAAACCGACAATTTTCTCCTGCAGGATGCCGTCTGGCTGCTCGACAGCCTCTACTACCCCAGTTGGGATGCGGCACCGGCGCTGGCGCACATCGCCCTCAGCGACAGTTACGCACCGGCCCTGCGTTACCGGGCTGCCCGTGCCCGTACCCGCCTGATCGCGGCTGAGCCGGGCTACCTGCGTGCCGACTCCCGACAGTTCCTGATCGATGCTCTGCACAGCACCGATCCCGGTGCCCGCACTGCCGCCGCCGAGGCGCTGAGCTTCCTGCGTGATGAACAACTTGGCGCACTCGCACTCTGGCAACAAATGGTAGAGGATGCAATCGCTGCCGCCCCGCCATTGACCGTCGCTGCCGACGACGGCGACCCGCGTGGGGCACGGCTGTTCACCTTTGTAGAGAGTAGTCCAACCGCTTTGACCGCACGGGCGGCGTTGGCGCGGGCTGCCGACCGGCTGGCCGGCGAATGGGCAGCGGCGCCCCGCTTCCAGGCCTTGCAAACGGCGTATGAAGAGCTGGCCTTGCCGGTTGAAATCACAACGACGACCATCACCCTGCGTACCGGCCCAGCGAACGTGACCGACGGCCAGGAGCTGCTGGCAATCGTTGCCAGTGCGTACCGGCAGGCACGCCAGTTCCTGGGAGCGAGTGGCGAAACCGCCATTCCCGGCGAGGAACCGGCCACCTTACGGGTCTTGATCTTCCCCTCGCAAGCCGCCTATCGCGACTACATGCGCGCCTTCACCCCGTTCACAGTTGACGTTGATGGGATTTATGATGCGCAGACGGGCACCCTCTACAGCTTCCGGCGAGGCATTGGCCAGACTGCCAACACACTCGCCGAAACCCTGCGCCACGAGACGAGTCATGCCGTGACTGCCGCCTACGTCTTTCCGGGCCACTGGCTCAGCCCCGGTTACCACAACGAACCAAAGGGCTGGTTCGACGAAGGACTGGCCGAGGTAGTAACGGCCCAGAGCAACCCTAACGGCCCCCTCCAGCTCCACGAACGCCACCTGGCAACCCTCTGCGCAGCACCCTACAAACCGGTGCTGGCCGATCTCCTGGCCCGGCGCGAAGGCTACGACCACTACGGCACCTTCGACTACCCGGCGGCATGGGCCTTGCTGCACTTCCTGCTCAGCGAACGTCCACAGGCGGTGGCCGCGCTTGCCGATGCGTGGCGCAACCAGACCTACCGCTTAAGCGACTGGCCTCGGCTGGCCGGCTGGCCAGACCTGGCAACCGCCGAAGCCGACTGGCATGCAGCGATGGCGCGCTGGTGCCGGTGA
- a CDS encoding CHAT domain-containing protein — protein MAAAPAVLAIKLWHFACHGNFDTQAPNNSPLILQDRYFLRPDDLVGRAQTRLRTDRPLVFLNACRVGQGGLTLTGLGGWAATLVGHCRIGALIAPLWSVHDGAARHFAEAFYTACQQAGMTLGEAVWQARVATRNAFPEDTTWLAYSLYAHPNAWLVIGGE, from the coding sequence ATGGCTGCCGCACCAGCCGTGCTGGCGATCAAACTATGGCACTTTGCCTGCCACGGCAACTTCGACACTCAGGCCCCCAACAACTCACCGCTCATCCTGCAAGACCGATACTTCCTGCGGCCCGACGATCTGGTTGGGAGGGCGCAAACCCGCCTGCGCACCGACCGACCACTGGTCTTTCTGAACGCCTGCCGGGTCGGTCAGGGTGGTCTGACGCTGACCGGACTGGGGGGCTGGGCGGCCACGCTGGTTGGTCATTGTCGGATCGGTGCGCTCATTGCGCCGCTCTGGTCGGTACACGACGGCGCTGCCCGCCATTTCGCCGAAGCGTTCTACACTGCCTGTCAGCAAGCGGGGATGACGTTGGGCGAAGCAGTCTGGCAGGCGCGTGTCGCCACCCGTAATGCCTTCCCCGAAGATACGACCTGGCTGGCCTACAGCCTCTACGCGCACCCGAATGCGTGGCTGGTGATTGGGGGAGAATAG
- a CDS encoding nucleotidyltransferase family protein — MLTQEQILSLLRRNKAYLCHEYGVKTIGIFGSYAKGCATEESDVDVLVEFERPIGFRFVEFAEYLEKLLGRHVDVLTPAGVQGIRMAAVAMDIAGSVVCV; from the coding sequence ATGCTCACCCAGGAACAAATTCTGTCTTTGCTCAGACGAAACAAAGCCTATCTTTGTCATGAATATGGCGTAAAAACAATCGGTATATTTGGATCGTATGCAAAAGGTTGTGCCACCGAAGAGAGTGATGTTGATGTTCTCGTAGAGTTTGAGCGACCAATCGGCTTTCGATTTGTTGAATTTGCTGAGTACCTTGAGAAGCTGTTGGGTCGGCATGTGGATGTACTGACACCGGCCGGTGTTCAAGGTATCAGGATGGCCGCCGTTGCCATGGACATTGCCGGGAGCGTTGTTTGTGTCTAG
- the mntA gene encoding type VII toxin-antitoxin system MntA family adenylyltransferase antitoxin, giving the protein MMTTRPNVRLVYLFGSQVSGTTDPLSDVDLAVLLTHGTSTLQALAELEHRFAVILDGRKVDLVILNQAHIELAYAVIAQGMIIYQRSLAERVEYEAEVMSRYGDYLPFLQSQQQDILKGTGNERRVQRYRVALERTLRTIGTSDATPYSNED; this is encoded by the coding sequence ATGATGACCACGCGCCCCAACGTGCGCCTCGTCTACCTGTTTGGGTCACAGGTGAGCGGCACAACCGATCCGCTCAGCGACGTTGATCTGGCTGTCTTGTTGACGCACGGTACTTCAACACTGCAAGCGCTGGCTGAACTTGAACATCGTTTCGCGGTGATCCTGGATGGGAGAAAGGTCGATCTGGTCATCCTCAATCAAGCACACATTGAACTGGCCTATGCCGTTATCGCACAGGGCATGATCATCTACCAGCGTTCTCTTGCCGAACGGGTTGAGTATGAAGCGGAGGTCATGAGTCGCTACGGTGATTACCTCCCGTTCTTGCAGTCCCAGCAACAAGATATTTTGAAAGGAACCGGTAATGAACGTCGCGTTCAGCGGTATCGAGTGGCGCTTGAACGAACTCTGCGAACAATTGGCACGTCTGACGCCACTCCGTACTCGAACGAAGACTGA